The Camelina sativa cultivar DH55 chromosome 18, Cs, whole genome shotgun sequence DNA window NNNNNNNNNNNNNNNNNNNNNNNNNNNNNNNNNNNNNNNNNNNNNNNNNNNNNNNNNNNNNNNNNNNNNNNNNNNNNNNNNNNNNNNNNNNNNNNNNNNNNNNNNNNNNNNNNNNNNNNNNNNNNNNNNNNNNNNNNNNNNNNNNNNNNNNNNNNNNNNNNNNNNNNNNNNNNNNNNNNNNNNNNNNNNNNNNNNNNNNNNNNNNNNNNNNNNNNNNNNNNNNNNNNNNNNNNNNNNNNNNNNNNNNNNNNNNNNNNNNNNNNNNNNNNNNNNNNNNNNNNNNNNNNNNNNNNNNNNNNNNNNNNNNNNNNNNNNNNNNNNNNNNNNNNNNNNNNNNNNNNNNNNNNNNNNNNNNNNNNNNNNNNNNNNNNNNNNNNNNNNNNNNNNNNNNNNNNNNNNNNNNNNNNNNNNNNNNNNNNNNNNNNNNNNNNNNNNNNNNNNNNNNNNNNNNNNNNNNNNNNNNNNNNNNNNNNNNNNNNNNNNNNNNNNNNNNNNNNNNNNNNNNNNNNNNNNNNNNNNNNNNNNNNNNNNNNNNNNNNNNNNNNNNNNNNNNNNNNNNNNNNNNNNNNNNNNNNNNNNNNNNNNNNNNNNNNNNNNNNNNNNNNNNNNNNNNNNNNNNNNNNNNNNNNNNNNNNNNNNNNNNNNNNNNNNNNNNNNNNNNNNNNNNNNGTAGCCTTGGGGACCGAAGGAGAATTAACTCTGACATCCCGTATCAGAAACACAAACTCTGATGGAAAGCCGTTTACATTCACATTTGCTTATCACACCTATTTCTCTGTCTCAGACATCAGGTAATTCTCATTGCATACATTTATTCACTTCTGTTTCAAGAAGATTTGGAGTACTAAAAAAGATTTTAGTAATATGTTGATATACATTGGTTTCTTGTGTTCAGTGAAGTTCGGGTTGAAGGATTGGAAACGTTGGATTATCTTGACAACTTAAAGAACAGAGAACGATTTACTGAACAAGGCGACGCAATAACTTTTGAATCTGAAGTGAGTTTTCAATTCCAATCTCTccgttttttttaaacctcttttgtccagtatcatcatcatcactcataacaaaacaattgttgCTTGGTGAAAAAAATAGATTGACAAGATTTATCTAAGCACGCCTACAAAGATTGCCATTCTGGACCACGAGAAAAAGAGGACTTTCGTTATTCGCAAGGACGGGCTTGCTGATGCTGGTAAGATCCGAAACCCCTGTCTTTTGCAGTCAGATCAGaatctgacttttttttaatatgactgAATCATTTGATAATCATCTTTCAGTGGTGTGGAATCCTTGGGATAAGAAATCAAAGACGATCTCTGACTTGGGAGATGAAGACTATAAGCATTTTCTTTGTGTGGAAGCTGCAGCTATCGAGAGACCGATCACATTGAAACCCGGTGAAGAATGGAAGGGAAGACTCGAACTCTCAGCAGTTCCTTCTAGTTACTCCAGTGGACAGCTTGACCCCAAGAAAGTCCTTGAGTGACTCTCTCAAACTTCAAAAACATCatacttctcttctctttaaTTGCAGGTAACTTCAGCTTACTCTTGGCCATTTAGATTCTTCTTGAGCACATACAAATCTTTcgttttgattttcatattcTGTCATTTTTATAGTGTAGAActtttcttatgattttgtcACTACTTTATAGTGTTAATAAAGTTTACATTTGTTTGTACAGTACTATAAAAACCAAGTGAAGGGAGGAGGAGTTGAAGATCATCGAATATACTATTTAAAGAAACTGAGATTGAATAAAATTGTTGCTTAATGCTTCTTAGTTCTCTTTCGTAACCACAAACATTAACGATTTGAGGATCAAGACAAGAGACTTTGCACCGGAAAATTTCCAATAGTTAAAATGTCGGTTACTAATATACTAGTAATATAGGTTGACTAATCAGCTGGATTGTGACGTTGGGATATGCCTTGAATTTAGATGTTAAGCGAACTAAAAAACCCGGCCTGGTCTTATTCAACTTCTAACATTTGTGGGTTAAACGTAATGCGCTAATAAAGTGTGGTCGTTACAAAAGGTTTTGGATAGGTTGTTCGTATTTATTTGGTTGGTGTAAGAGTAAAAAACTAGtgaaataaaatgataaaataaataatatcaacaaagGAAGTGAATTCTGACCCaagtcattaaaagttaaaGATCTCAAGATCTGATCAGGATCTAAGAAACCATGATTTTTTTGGATCTTTAACCTTGAGTACATAGGATCTAAGTGAAAATTGATGTCTCTGTCCTGAGTTGATACACCTACTTCGTCTAAATCACAACAAATGAACTTCAACATTAACTGGTTTTGTAATAGACTTATAGTTACAAAAGTTAATGGGTTGATATGGACATCAATAATTGAAGTGCCATAATAATTGATAGAAGTAAACTAGTACTAACTCGAGAGATCAAGTACAAGATCAAAAGGACGATAGTAGACCAACGTGggatattttacaattacatCTATAACAAAGATACTGTTATGTGAAAACGAAAATTcattacaataaataaaataagtaataaccataacgaaaaaaaaaagaatgagcaTTTTTTTGGATCCACACAAGATTACATCTGGCTCGAACATCAAGAGATTCCCTGacttttacattaaaaattaattttatataaaaataattaactaatggTGGGTTTTTGTCGTTAATGCTTTTCATTGGTTACAAAGCCATCATATTCTGAATCCGATTCATTGTATGTGGGAGCTGAagtgaaataaatatataaaaaacaatattaaactATACTCTCCATAGTAAACATTGTACTCATTTAGTTCTGCAAATGTAATATCCAAATATACGCTTAATTTGTCCTAAGATCAAATTGGGATGAAAACTAAGGTTTTCGATtagtaaaattatgaaataacatAATGATTACAATcaacaaatcatataaataaacaaagataatTGTAGGATCAATCTCAACATATTAAggatatcattttttttcccaaattgtAATTTCAAATTTCGTTTTCGGctgtactatatataatatgtaaagtACAGaataataatctaattaaaaaaacaaaaaaaaaagcagaaagtATCTAGTAGTAGCTAGTGAAGATAAGCTAAAGCTAAATCTAATAGTCGAGTGACAAGTGGACGAACTTGcacttgaaaaaagaaaattaaaataaaacccaCATGAGACATGACGAAGGCCCATTTTTATCTGTTCAGGTATCCGACACGTGGCTTATATAATAAGACCCACAAATAGCTTGAGAAAGAAAACCTTAATGATGTCGTAATTATCtgaatttgttatttattatttatcttaaaatgTTTAGTTTTTGTAACTTCATCAGTGAATATGACAATTTTTAGTCCGATCTACACTAATCTTCGGCTGGatcttataatataaaatattaatcttAAGCTCTAAAACTAATTACTAATACGTATGTCGGTATGTAAGTGATAACACTGAACTGTGTTCGATTtcaatttggaaacaaaactcGTTACTTGAATTCTCAACTTCTGTCCTGACATGTGATaagtttgtgaaaaaaaaaactattgtcaATGATCCTATCCATTCCTAGGATTAGTCACTGTTGGCTTTTGGATTTTCATTTGTTAGAGATATATCGCAAACAAGAGATATATCGCTCCAATGCTAATaatgacaaataaaaatataattattctgtatatatttaaataattattctgATCATAACTCATAATAGTTATTCTgatcataacaaaaaataataaggaTGTGTGTGTATAGTCACTATAGTGGGGTAGAAACAAAGGACCCATAGGGTACGTTAGAAAGGCTACAACGCGTGCtaactctttttattattaaaattttataaaatcccAAATCTGTTTTTTATAACTCTTTGTCTTTGCTTCCACATGCCGTCACTTCACTTTTAACTCCCTTATtatgtatttctctttttacATCACATATTAATATCATACTAGTAAATACTATAGTAACTATACTACTATGACCAAATCACCATTTGTTTACTTTCACCGATTTTACTTTTGTGATTAGTTTCATGACATACATATATCATAAAGTCATTATATGGCCAATCTACCTACtacttttgattttagaaaGCAAATTGTTTATAAGTCTCGGTCAATCCAAATGCATTTTTCGTGTGCTACTTTATTTATGGTTAACGAATGATAGAAGTTATTTAATTTCGTTCTTTCTTTTAGTTTGTTGGTTGTTGATGGCTATGAATTTCTTGTAAGaaaatagataattaattttaagtATTACAACAATAAGTCATAGTACGACCAAACAAACtgttattcatatatatatatatatagcacccatatattttgttattggtttgtttttataatattgtCTAACATACGGCGGACAAAAAATGATATGATTTTCTCTGATccattatttttcattaaatcaCGTATAATACAATCAGAATTGTTAGGTAAAGCTAATACTATGAGTtatttaacaaaccaaaacagcTAAAAAGGAGGTTAAGAAAAGTAATGGATATAGTACAGTATAAAACATTTATCTGCAAcgaatataaattatttacatacaaaacattgCAAGTATTGATcggtctatatatataaactataaaaaatcaaCAGACAATAATTCATGTGATGTAGTACCATTCGAAATTTAGATGTTGACCTCCAGATTCAAACTTTGGAACtcgaaaaaaaatctgattttataTTAACTTAAGCCAAGGAAAACAATTATCGTGTCGGTAAATTAATGCTAAGTATTGTAATTGAGATCATATcatgtttggttttgagttaaTTATTCTAAATTACCTTTTTGAGCTTTCCTCCTTGCTTCTCGTCTCACATGGCCCCCGCCTAATCCAGCCAACTCTTCTTGTTCTCTACAATAATTAGATTATATAGTTTCTtacttttaccatttttataaCATACGCATGCATCCGCGGAAGGAATCATTTGATTTTTCTATTACAATATATTTgggaataaacaaaaaaagaaactgtcCGCAGATCAATATGCATAGTTTTCTTAATCGTTTGAATTGTTTAATATTGATATACACTAATCTTTTTGGGATCTGGGTTTAAGGACGGTAATAGCAAACCACGATCGATGAGATTTGTTTCTTAATGCACCGGCAATTAGTTCAAAGATTGGTTAGATCTATGAACTctctataataaaaatattattattatacagtaTACACTTATCCGATTGCTATTAATTATTAGGTTTcacttaaaacatatattagcATCGTTACTTGTTTACCCATATACTATAATGTATTGGTGAGCATgagacaaaaacatatattagtgATATTGTATACTAATTCAAGCATAATTACGATACGTCGGTGCGTATAGTCGAAGCCCCATGTTAGCACCAGATTTCTTTGAGAGGAGAAAACGAAACAAGTAGAAGACAAGCAACATtacaaatacatacatatataaatatttcttcaagttattataaaacttaaaaatgcCACTTAAATCATGTGCTGATAATTTCTTTTAAGAAGGTTGTTATATAATATGGAATTATATGAAGAAACTTAAATTATATTCCTCTTTCATCATTGGCCATATATAAcgtttaaaacaaaaacgaatcatttttatatatcaacTTTAAGTTGTTAACGGTTAATAATTTAGATCACTATTTGGTAATCTAAGGACGATCGACTCATATCGGTTACCGATCAGTCTTAAATTGTATGCAACATGACgtccatatcttttttttttttttttgacgtcCATATCTTTGTGAAGGCAAAATTTATCACCAACCTAAACGTATTTGCTGTTGTTTCACCCAATTCAGTTTTGAAAACGACAAAGTCTAAATTAAATTGTTATTCAGTCAATCAGTCTATAAAATTGCTATAACAAGTGATACAGTACTATAAAAGGATCTAACTCATGTAACTTGGTGTCAGATAAAATCGATAATCATGGGATTTTTGGGTATGGTTGGATAACACCCAGtacggatgatgatgatgatgatgatggagaataTATACGTTTTAATATACAAATTGATATAAAGAATTATGTGTAGAAAGGGGGAATCAtttgaatttctaaaaataatacaGAAACCAAAACGCCATTATTTTGTTACATGATAAATGATAGAAGCTTTGTCTTCAATTGGTTGttaatataatactttttttatatGGTTACATGCATATCTTGCTCATGTCCAGTGAGAACTTGTCTGGAATATATTGgctaaaaaatcacattttttttggttcatcatTTGTCCAAATCCTCTTGATCTTctcaatttaatattatatcaaCACATCCAATTATCTCACACTCCcacttacatatattaaaaataatatatgcatAATATACAGAATCTACTTTCATAAGACTTAGGATTTAACATGTTATCAATaatacttaatatatatatgttcactCTTAACATAATAACTTATCTATCTTTTGAGTTAAATCTACAACATGGTAAAGATTTCCCTTATTTCACATAGTGGCATTTGTATAAAATACAcaatatttctataaaaaatacatattattaGTAAATccacaatatatttatataaaatgcaGTTATTGTTTTGTCTGTCTGTTAGAGAGAGAACAATTAGATGGACATAAAAAGCTAAGCATATGAAAACTCTCAGCTTTTTCCTTGCCTCCTTCCTTCACAAATATCACCAGCCTGTCAAAATTTAgccttttaaaactatttaacttccatctttatatattatttgtttattaatccTTATTTAGTTTAAGCATTTCCTTAGCTGTGAATTCCCACTATCCATCTCTCACTCTCTccccctttctctctctctctatctcttcttccacAGAGCTTTTATTCCAATACCGATTGTTGAAAAAATTCTGTAGTGATCTCTCAgcttttggattatttttttgtgttatgcTTTGGAGCAAGTTGGTAGATAAAGCATATATAGTAGTTAAGGTAAGCGTGAGTCTTATGTGAGTTTTGTGGCATGAGCATAGAACATGTGATCAATGAGCTGCTTTGGAGAGAATCACAGCTTGGCCACTCTTCTTTTCAGGTAATTTcgatataaattttatttctatggGTGTTTTTTCTGATTCACTTGATAAAGGTGATGAACTATATATAGAAAGGGTtgctatatatgtatgtgtgtgtgttttgtatgTCCATGAATCAATATACCAACTGTAATGAATCAGATTCTGTATATATGTCTATGTTCGAAAAAAAGGTCATACATTGGGTTCTCAAGTTGGTTTAACTTTTCAATACCTCCGTGAAGAAGAATATAGTTAACAATTAAATTGTGATAGCGAAATAGatattttgtttacatatatttGCGTGCGCATgtatacacatacatatatagtattatttttttaacatgaaTCGTTGCTATCTTTTAGCCAAATTATTGTCCTTGTCTTATCCTATTGGGTATCTGTATTGGTTCTCTACAAATATAGATACATAGACATGATCTTCTCATGTCTTCATGTCCTTGCAAGcgtgtgtatatatgtaatgtaagtAGCTACTAGCTATAAGTACATGtgtcatataaaaatattattttttatatgatttatgtgtagacaactttttttaaaacatccCAGCAAACAAGGTTAAGTGGAAATTTTAGGTGATACAGTCCTCTTCACATGAATACAAGATCATAATGAACGTTGTGACCAATCCATATTACATTATGGCTATAAATTCctattatttgatttaaataGACAAAAACTTGTGTGATACAGTCTTCTGGTATGACGATCATCAATCTGAAGATGCAGCATTTGAACAAGTGTTTGAACTACTCCAGAAGGACTTGACGTTAATACGAAAACAAAGTATCAAGTGATCTATGTCGGCTATTATCAAGACTCATACAGATTTAGAAGGCacgagaagcttctagaagattgAAAAGCTTCATGTTTACAATtggaatgtaaacatgaagaaagtgggaaatttcctaaaccataaagaaaacaaaaattgtccaattcctattaggattagattAGGTAGTTTGCTAATTAAATAGCTAATACCTAGATCTATAAATAGAGATGCTAAAGCAAGGTTGAGctttagcacaaacaagagaaagttaacctagctattaagttttattatttaagaaaaagagCTAAAACTTAGAGAGAGCAAGAGGTTTctttaagagagttttgagaggttagaaaattgtttagaacaaacttgtaaacagtttgttctaaacaattttctatcaatcaaaagagagtttaaagaaatcAATAGTTTCATTGTTCAGATCataagttctcacactttcaattggtatcagagcagcaCTTTTTCGGATTACTACATATGAGATTCTGCGGACAAGATGGAGAGCTACGGAGATCtgatcaacaataacaaagttTTCTTGGATGATGGAAACTATGGGTTTTGgaaatcaagaatcaaatctATCATAGGAGGTATTGATCGTCTTGCTTGGAAGACTGTTCTGGAAAAGTGGGAGGAACCGACGATCAAGGACGAGTCAAGCAATCGAATTCCCAAACCCGAAGCCGACTGGACTGATGAAGAACATAAGAAATCCAAGTACAATTCAAGAGCATTGAGTGCTATTCATTGCAGTGTAGGAATGAAGCAGTTCGATCTAATTCAGGGGTGTGAAATTGCTAAGGAAGCTTGGGATATTCTGCAAATCCAGTATGAAGGAACCACAAAAGTGCAAAGCTCAAGAAAAGACATGCTGGCTTCACGATTCGAAAATCTAAGGATGGAAGAACACGAATCAATATCAGACTTTAGTTCAAAGTTAAGTGCGCTAGCTCAGGAAGCATTAACTCTTGGAAAGACTTATAAGGATCAAAAGCTGGTCAAGAAGTTTCTAAGGTGTCTACCTTCAAGGTTCATGGGATACAAGACTGCACTAACTGTTTCACATGATCTAGACAGTCTTAGTTATGGTGAAGTGGTTGGAATGCTGCAAGCTCACGAGATGGAGCTTAATggaattaagaaaccaaaaggtATAGCCTTAACGGTTAGCAGAGACACATcagatcaaggagaagaagatgttgtgaGTTTATTAGTAAGAAGATTTGATCGTGC harbors:
- the LOC104763541 gene encoding putative glucose-6-phosphate 1-epimerase, with protein sequence MALGTEGELTLTSRIRNTNSDGKPFTFTFAYHTYFSVSDISEVRVEGLETLDYLDNLKNRERFTEQGDAITFESEIDKIYLSTPTKIAILDHEKKRTFVIRKDGLADAVVWNPWDKKSKTISDLGDEDYKHFLCVEAAAIERPITLKPGEEWKGRLELSAVPSSYSSGQLDPKKVLE
- the LOC104761811 gene encoding uncharacterized protein LOC104761811 isoform X1 codes for the protein MESYGDLINNNKVFLDDGNYGFWKSRIKSIIGGIDRLAWKTVLEKWEEPTIKDESSNRIPKPEADWTDEEHKKSKYNSRALSAIHCSVGMKQFDLIQGCEIAKEAWDILQIQYEGTTKVQSSRKDMLASRFENLRMEEHESISDFSSKLSALAQEALTLGKTYKDQKLVKKFLRCLPSRFMGYKTALTVSHDLDSLSYGEVVGMLQAHEMELNGIKKPKGIALTVSRDTSDQGEEDVVSLLVRRFDRALRRIEQGNSQKKTGVFKKNQ